The following is a genomic window from bacterium.
AACGGATTAGGAATTAAATCCCCCTTTCAATTGTAGATAGGAATCAGAAAAAAGAAATATTGCTATATCTTATTGAAAATCAAATGGTTATGCTAAATTTTGCCTTTAAATAGAGAGGAAGTTCCGTAAAAGGGCTAAAAGGCGACTTATTGCTCACCCTAAATTCTATTTTTTCGATGTTGGGCTTTATCGCACCTTAAGACCTAAAGGACCTCTTGATATGCCCGAGGAAATTGAGGGACATGCTATGGAAACCCTTCTGTTTCAGGAATTAATTGCCATAAATGATTACCTTGATTTGGGCTATCAGATATTTTATTGGAGGACATCTAACAATATTGAAGTGGATTTTGTATTATATGGCGATAAGGGAATCAAGGCATTTGAAATAAAACGAACCAGAAAGGTTACCCCATCTTTGCTTAATGGACTAAAGATTTTTCTGAAAGATTATCCTTTAGCTAAAGCCTATTTCCTTTATGGTGGAGAACGCAGATATTATGAAGATAGTATTGAAATCATCCCGATAGAAAAGGCACTAAAAAATCTTCCTCTGCTTCTTTCATAATTATCACAGGTAAGAAAGAGAATGGAAAGATTAAGTGATTTCAAACAACTTACGGTCCGGCAAAAAAGCCCTTCGTAAGCGTTCAGCCACAGAGGCACAGAGTTCACAGAGAATTAAGGAAATTAGCCACAAATGCGCACGAATTAACCTCTCACATCCCATAAAAGCGAATTAGAGATTAGTGAATTAGAGATTAGATTTTACTAATTCGCTAATTCGCTTAATTCCCTAATTCACTAAATGGAATTTGGAATTTGTGATTTGGAATTTCAGAGCCATAGCTGGGTCAAATTTCGATTAATAAGTGCTATATATTCCCTCTGTGTTCTCTGTGTGACTCTGTGGTTATATCCTGAACGGTTACGAAATGTCCAATAAAAATGTATAACTGAAAGGTAATGAGTCTTGCGAAGTACTAAAATTTCCCATTTTTCATTTCCTATTTTACATTTTACATTTATTTTTCCTTTGCGTCTCTGCGATGAATTAGTTTAATCGCACAGGTGGGGATTTTTCCGTGTTTCATCCGTGTCCATCTGTGGCTGAATATACTTTAGAGAGGCATATTTTGTGATTTCCTGTTACTATCAACTCAGGTTATCGGTTATCAGTTATCGGTTATCAGGTTATCGGTAAAGAGCAAGCAGTAGCCTGCTATCTCAAATTACCGATTACTGATTACCTGATTACCGATTACTTTAAATAATCACAATTTATACCCCACTGGAGTATAGTTACGATTTGGTTTATAATTCTTCGTGTCCTTCGTGTTCTTCGTGGTGAATAGTTACGCAAATCTTTGCTCAACACGACACTATTCAATCTTAAGGATGGCATGGAATGCCTCTTTAGGCAGATTTACCCTGCCAAATGACTTCATTTTCTTTTTCCCTTCTTTTTGTTTTTCCCATAGTTTTCTTTTGCGGGTAATATCACCGCCGTAGCATTTGCCCGTGACATGTTTTCCGAGATGGGGAATAGTCTCACGAGCAATGATTTTGCCACCAATAGC
Proteins encoded in this region:
- a CDS encoding DUF4143 domain-containing protein, producing MERKFRKRAKRRLIAHPKFYFFDVGLYRTLRPKGPLDMPEEIEGHAMETLLFQELIAINDYLDLGYQIFYWRTSNNIEVDFVLYGDKGIKAFEIKRTRKVTPSLLNGLKIFLKDYPLAKAYFLYGGERRYYEDSIEIIPIEKALKNLPLLLS